The Papio anubis isolate 15944 chromosome 1, Panubis1.0, whole genome shotgun sequence genome window below encodes:
- the RFX5 gene encoding DNA-binding protein RFX5 isoform X2 yields the protein MAEDEPDAKSPKTGGRPPPGGAEAGEPTTLLQRLRGTISKAVQNKVEGILQDVQKFSDNDKLYLYLQLPSGPSTGDKSSEPSTLSNEEYMYAYRWIRNHLEEHTDTCLPKQSVYDAYRKYCESLACCRPLSTANFGKIIREIFPDIKARRLGGRGQSKYCYSGIRRKTLVSMPPLPGLDLKGSESPEMGPEVTPAPRDELVEAACALTCDWAERILKRSFSSIVEVARFLLQQHLISARSAHAHVLKAMGLAEEDEHAPRERSSKPKNGVENPEGSQAHKKLERPAQPPKDLEARTGAGPLARGERKKSVVESSAPGANNLQVNALVARLPLLLPRAPRSLIPPIPVSPPILAPRLSSGALKVATLPLSSRAGAPSAAVPIINMILPTVPALPGPGPGPGPGPGRAPPGGLTQPRGTENREVGIGGDPGPHDKGVKRTAEVLVSEASGQDPPAKAAKQDIEDTASDAKRKRGRPRKKSGGSGERNSTPQKSAAAVDSVQSSRLPWETWGLGGEGNSAGGAERPGPMGEAEKGAVLAQGQEDGTVFKGGRGPSSRHTKEAEDKIPLVPSKVSVIRGSRSQKEAFPLAKGEVGTAPQGNKDLKEHVLQNSLSQEHKDPKATPP from the exons ATGGCAGAAGATGAGCCTGATGCTAAGAGCCCCAAGACTGGGGGAAGGCCCCCTCCAGGTGGTGCTGAGGCTGGGGAACCTACCACCCTTCTTCAAAGGCTCCGAGGTACCATTTC CAAGGCCGTGCAGAACAAAGTAGAGGGAATCCTG caaGATGTACAGAAATTTTCTGACAATGACAAGCTGTATCTCTACCTTCAGCTCCCCTCAGGACCCAGCACTGGAGACAAAAG CTCAGAGCCAAGTACACTGAGCAATGAGGAGTACATGTATGCCTATAGGTGGATCCGCAACCACCTGGAAGAGCACACCGACACCTGTCTGCCAAAGCAAAGTGTTTATGATGCCTATCG GAAGTACTGTGAGAGTCTCGCCTGTTGCCGCCCACTCAGCACAGCCAACTTTGGCAAGATCATCAGAGAGATCTTCCCTGACATCAAAGCTCGAAGGCTTGGTGGCCGGGGCCAGTCCAA ATATTGCTACAGTGGCATACGAAGGAAGACCTTGGTGTCTATGCCACCCCTGCCTGGACTTGACCTAAAGGGTTCTGAGAGT CCAGAAATGGGCCCAGAAGTAACCCCAGCACCTCGAGATGAACTGGTGGAGGCAGCCTGTGCCCTGACGTGTGACTGGGCAGAGCGGATCCTGAAACGGTCCTTCAGTTCCATCGTTGAGGTCGCCCGCTTCCTGCTACAGCAGCATCTCATCTCTGCCCGATCTGCACATGCCCATGTGCTTAAGGCCATGGGGCTTGCTG AAGAGGATGAACATGCACCTCGGGAACGGTCATCTAAACCAAAGAATGGTGTAGAGAACCCAGAGGGTTCACAAGCCCACAAGAAGCTGGAGAGACCGGCCCAG CCTCCTAAGGATCTGGAAGCCCGAACTGGGGCTGGCCCTCTCGCACGTGGAGAGCGGAAGAAGAGTGTAGTTGAGAGCTCAGCCCCAGGAGCCAATAACCTGCAGGTTAACGCCCTAGTGGCTCGGCTGCCTCTGCTCCTTCCCCGGGCCCCTCGCTCGCTTATTCCACCAATCCCAGTCTCTCCACCTATTCTGGCCCCCAGGCTTTCTTCAGGTGCCCTGAAAGTGGCTACACTGCCTCTGTCTAGTAGGGCCGGGGCACCCTCAGCAGCTGTACCCATCATTAACATGATCTTACCAACTGTTCCTGCTTTGCCTGGACCTggacctgggcctgggcctgggcctgggcgaGCTCCACCTGGGGGACTCACTCAGCCCCGAGGCACAGAGAACAGAGAGGTAGGCATAGGTGGTGACCCAGGACCACATGACAAGGGTGTCAAGAGGACAGCTGAAGTACTTGTGAGTGAGGCCAGTGGGCAGGATCCACCAGCTAAAGCAGCAAAGCAGGATATAGAGGATACAGCAAGTGATGCCAAAAGGAAACGGGGGCGCCCTCGAAAAAAGTCAGGTGGAAGTGGGGAAAGGAATTCTACCCCTCAGAAGTCAGCAGCTGCCGTGGACTCTGTCCAGTCCTCAAGGTTACCATGGGAGACATGGGGCTTAGGAGGGGAAGGCAACTCAGCTGGAGGGGCAGAAAGGCCAGGGCCAATGGGAGAGGCTGAAAAGGGGGCAGTGCTTGCCCAGGGTCAGGAAGATGGTACTGTTTTCAAAGGAGGAAGGGGCCCCAGTTCCCGGCATACCAAAGAAGCAGAAGATAAAATTCCCTTGGTCCCCTCAAAAGTGAGTGTCATCAGAGGCAGCAGAAGCCAAAAGGAGGCTTTTCCTTTGGCAAAGGGAGAGGTAGGCACTGCACCACAGGGTAATAAAGACTTAAAGGAGCATGTGCTTCAAAATTCCTTATCCCAGGAGCATAAAGACCCCAAAGCAACACCCCCATGA
- the RFX5 gene encoding DNA-binding protein RFX5 isoform X1: MTEQAARVSRQIAAVTTIQKKENKATHEPAGPGPWGWAGVEVATSPHAGMAEDEPDAKSPKTGGRPPPGGAEAGEPTTLLQRLRGTISKAVQNKVEGILQDVQKFSDNDKLYLYLQLPSGPSTGDKSSEPSTLSNEEYMYAYRWIRNHLEEHTDTCLPKQSVYDAYRKYCESLACCRPLSTANFGKIIREIFPDIKARRLGGRGQSKYCYSGIRRKTLVSMPPLPGLDLKGSESPEMGPEVTPAPRDELVEAACALTCDWAERILKRSFSSIVEVARFLLQQHLISARSAHAHVLKAMGLAEEDEHAPRERSSKPKNGVENPEGSQAHKKLERPAQPPKDLEARTGAGPLARGERKKSVVESSAPGANNLQVNALVARLPLLLPRAPRSLIPPIPVSPPILAPRLSSGALKVATLPLSSRAGAPSAAVPIINMILPTVPALPGPGPGPGPGPGRAPPGGLTQPRGTENREVGIGGDPGPHDKGVKRTAEVLVSEASGQDPPAKAAKQDIEDTASDAKRKRGRPRKKSGGSGERNSTPQKSAAAVDSVQSSRLPWETWGLGGEGNSAGGAERPGPMGEAEKGAVLAQGQEDGTVFKGGRGPSSRHTKEAEDKIPLVPSKVSVIRGSRSQKEAFPLAKGEVGTAPQGNKDLKEHVLQNSLSQEHKDPKATPP; this comes from the exons ATGACAGAGCAGGCCGCCCGTGTATCTAGGCAGATCGCGGCTGTTACAACcattcagaaaaaggaaaataaagcaacgCACGAGCCGGCTGGGCCAGGACCTTGGGGCTGGGCCGGAGTGGAGGTGGCTACGAG CCCTCATGCCGGGATGGCAGAAGATGAGCCTGATGCTAAGAGCCCCAAGACTGGGGGAAGGCCCCCTCCAGGTGGTGCTGAGGCTGGGGAACCTACCACCCTTCTTCAAAGGCTCCGAGGTACCATTTC CAAGGCCGTGCAGAACAAAGTAGAGGGAATCCTG caaGATGTACAGAAATTTTCTGACAATGACAAGCTGTATCTCTACCTTCAGCTCCCCTCAGGACCCAGCACTGGAGACAAAAG CTCAGAGCCAAGTACACTGAGCAATGAGGAGTACATGTATGCCTATAGGTGGATCCGCAACCACCTGGAAGAGCACACCGACACCTGTCTGCCAAAGCAAAGTGTTTATGATGCCTATCG GAAGTACTGTGAGAGTCTCGCCTGTTGCCGCCCACTCAGCACAGCCAACTTTGGCAAGATCATCAGAGAGATCTTCCCTGACATCAAAGCTCGAAGGCTTGGTGGCCGGGGCCAGTCCAA ATATTGCTACAGTGGCATACGAAGGAAGACCTTGGTGTCTATGCCACCCCTGCCTGGACTTGACCTAAAGGGTTCTGAGAGT CCAGAAATGGGCCCAGAAGTAACCCCAGCACCTCGAGATGAACTGGTGGAGGCAGCCTGTGCCCTGACGTGTGACTGGGCAGAGCGGATCCTGAAACGGTCCTTCAGTTCCATCGTTGAGGTCGCCCGCTTCCTGCTACAGCAGCATCTCATCTCTGCCCGATCTGCACATGCCCATGTGCTTAAGGCCATGGGGCTTGCTG AAGAGGATGAACATGCACCTCGGGAACGGTCATCTAAACCAAAGAATGGTGTAGAGAACCCAGAGGGTTCACAAGCCCACAAGAAGCTGGAGAGACCGGCCCAG CCTCCTAAGGATCTGGAAGCCCGAACTGGGGCTGGCCCTCTCGCACGTGGAGAGCGGAAGAAGAGTGTAGTTGAGAGCTCAGCCCCAGGAGCCAATAACCTGCAGGTTAACGCCCTAGTGGCTCGGCTGCCTCTGCTCCTTCCCCGGGCCCCTCGCTCGCTTATTCCACCAATCCCAGTCTCTCCACCTATTCTGGCCCCCAGGCTTTCTTCAGGTGCCCTGAAAGTGGCTACACTGCCTCTGTCTAGTAGGGCCGGGGCACCCTCAGCAGCTGTACCCATCATTAACATGATCTTACCAACTGTTCCTGCTTTGCCTGGACCTggacctgggcctgggcctgggcctgggcgaGCTCCACCTGGGGGACTCACTCAGCCCCGAGGCACAGAGAACAGAGAGGTAGGCATAGGTGGTGACCCAGGACCACATGACAAGGGTGTCAAGAGGACAGCTGAAGTACTTGTGAGTGAGGCCAGTGGGCAGGATCCACCAGCTAAAGCAGCAAAGCAGGATATAGAGGATACAGCAAGTGATGCCAAAAGGAAACGGGGGCGCCCTCGAAAAAAGTCAGGTGGAAGTGGGGAAAGGAATTCTACCCCTCAGAAGTCAGCAGCTGCCGTGGACTCTGTCCAGTCCTCAAGGTTACCATGGGAGACATGGGGCTTAGGAGGGGAAGGCAACTCAGCTGGAGGGGCAGAAAGGCCAGGGCCAATGGGAGAGGCTGAAAAGGGGGCAGTGCTTGCCCAGGGTCAGGAAGATGGTACTGTTTTCAAAGGAGGAAGGGGCCCCAGTTCCCGGCATACCAAAGAAGCAGAAGATAAAATTCCCTTGGTCCCCTCAAAAGTGAGTGTCATCAGAGGCAGCAGAAGCCAAAAGGAGGCTTTTCCTTTGGCAAAGGGAGAGGTAGGCACTGCACCACAGGGTAATAAAGACTTAAAGGAGCATGTGCTTCAAAATTCCTTATCCCAGGAGCATAAAGACCCCAAAGCAACACCCCCATGA